CATCTCGCGGATCGTCAAAGAAGTGGTGACAATTGAACGCATTCCTGAGTTGGTCGAACTGGCCCGGAAGAATCTGAAAAAGTCAGGTATATCCAATGTCAGGGTGGAATATGGCGATGGCAAAATCGGTTGTTCCATGGAATCTCCGTTTGATCGGATTATCCTCACGGCCGTAGCACCGCGGATTCCGGAAAATTTATTATCCCAGCTCAAGCCAGGTGGCGTGTTGGTGGGGCCTGCAGGGCCTGCATTTCAATGTGAAATGGTCAAAATCCGGAAAATCAGTGAAACACAAAGTGACCGCTCCAGTCATGGTCTGTTTTCATTTGTACCTCTGGTTTAATGTCTCATAAATGATTGATTTTTGAGATGAGTAATTCCCTTGAAGGAGAACATTCATGAAAGGTATCATTCTTGCGGCAGGTTATGCCACACGCTTTCTTCCCGCATCCAAAACCATTCCCAAGGAAATGTTTCCCCTGATTGATCGTCCTGTGATTGATTATATTGTTCAGGAAATGGTTTTGTCAGGAATTCATGACATTTTACTGGTATCTTCCCGTCGTAAAAAAGCCATGGAGGATTATTTTGATAGGGAAATTGAGCTGACCACCGTGTTTGCCCAAACCAACGAAATTGAAAAACTGGAACGGATTCGACCGATTGACGCCAATATTTTCATGTTACGCCAGCAAAAAATGATGGGAACAGGAAACGCGTTGCTCCTTGTTGAACCCTTTGTGCAGGATGAACCCTTTATTGTGGCTTATCCTGACGATTTGTTTTTTGGACCAACGCCCTTGTCACGTCAGTTGATGGATGCTCATGCAACGACTGGAAAAACGGTGTTGGCCGTGGAAGGACTGCCAGGACAGGATGTTTCACGCTATGGTGTGATTGTGCCGGAAAATTCTGACGAACCGATTGAGTCAGGCCGAACAGTCAACATGCGGCAAATGGTGGAGAAGCCGTTCAGGGGCACCGAACCAAGCTGTTTTGTCTCTTATGGTCGATATCTTTACACCCCTGATATTTTCCCGGCCTTGAAGGCCAGCGCCCACAGTCATGATGGTTATGGTGAATTCACACAAACAGAAGCAATCAACATGCTTGCGGCCAGAGGAAATGTTGTGGGATTACAAATCAGCGGAAATCGCTATGATGTGGGTGAACCACTGGGATATGTTCAGACCATTCTGCAGATGGCTATGCAACGTCCACAATTCCGGCAACCGATGAAAGAATTCATGGAACAAATGCTCAAAGATGAGGGCAACGGTAAAAAAACGCGAAAATCCTGAAATGTTGAATACAGTCAGTTCATTTGCTCTGAAAACAACTGTGCCTGCACCTGACATCCGGAATCACAATCCTGATGCCAGGGATAGCGGTGCTGACTGTCAGGCCAGATCAAACGCAGGCGTCCTTCCAGCAAAGGCATTCCTTGAGGATCCAGAGGATTATGCACCAGCATCAGTTCATAGCCTTCAATAATTTCATCAATCAATGAGCCATGCGTGAATTGCTGCCCCATTTTGATCCGTTGTGCCAGAGTATTCAGGAACAGACAGGACATTTCATCGTTCAGTCCAACCACCTCAATTTCAGGATGCTTGAAATTTTTTTGAAGTCCAAATGTCTGGCTGCAGAGGATCTCATCGTAAATGGTAGACAATATTGTCCAACCATAACGCTCAAGATCCTGGCGGATTTTTTCATGCACCTCTTCAGAGGTAGGATCATTCGGGTTTTGAGGGGTCATGGTTGCTCCATGCGGAAGTGACAAGGATCTGTCCGGGATAAATAAAAAAATTAATTGTCTGGTGTTTGATATAGATCATGTTTGTAAAAGTCGAATGAATTTTAAGTACGATGAGGGTCAACGATGACCAGTGAACTAATGTGAACCTAATTAACGCGCAGGAGAACCAATGCTGAAAAAAATGATTCTTGTAACCCTCCTTCTGGTGATTCTAAGCGGAGTCGCGCTCATGGTTTCCCAGAAAAAAAATGAAACTGACCCCAGAGAGGGACAGTCGATCATGAAGACTGTGGATATCAATGAATTGTCACGTATCCTTATCCAGGGGAACAACACACCGGTGGAACTGGAAAAAAATGAAAACCAGCAATGGCTTGTCAAGAGTGAGCACTATCTGGCTTCCTCTGAAGAGTTGCAAAAATTACTGGTCAAATTCATGGAGACCAAAATTGGACATAAAGTCACGGACAATCCACAGCACCATGAAAAATTCAGGGTGCTTCATATCGATCAGAATAATGGCCAGTGGGATGCTCAGAAAACAGGAACCTTGGTACGCCTGTTGAAACAGGATGGCAGTCCTGTGCTGGAGGTGATTCTCGGCAAGGACCGTGTTCAGGGCGGTGGACAATATTTCCGATATGCGGGTGACGATTCGGTTTTTCTGATTCTTCAGAACCTGATTGTGCCTACAGATTCAGAAGAATGGCTGGATAAACTGATTATTGATCTGGATGCTAAAAAACTGGTAAAAAACATCAGCGTCACCCCTTCTGACAACGATCCTTACGTGCTGATCCGTGACAAGGAAGACGCAGAGTGGCAGACCACCCTGACCGGACAGGAATCACTCAAACAGGAAGATATCGGCACCTTGCTCGATCAGTTGAAAGATTTGCAGTTCCTGAAATTAATGCCTGTGTCCACCCCTGCCACAGAAACAGGGCGGGAACGTGTTACCACCCTTGAATTTGAAAATTTTGATGGCCGTATTCTGTTGCTGGTTGTGGGCGAAGACAAAGTTTCAAGTGAAGACTATCATTACATGCATGTGTCGATGAAATTGAGAGAGGGCGTGACGGATGACGCCTTGAAACAGGAAGTTGACACCTTCAATGCAAGAACTCAGAACTGGCTTTATGGCTTGAGTAACTACAAGGGCATCGCTTTTCTGAAACACCGTTCTGATCTGGTAAAAACATCCGGCGCGAGTGAATGATTCCATGCTGAAAACAGAAGCGGATCATACCGAAATGAGTTTTTATTATATGCGGATCAACGGCAGGGAAGAAACCCTGCTGGAGTTTCTGCTGAGAAAATTCCGCTATCTCAATGAACAGGAATGGATGGAAGCCATTCTGGCCCAACATCTTCTGGTGGATCACCGTGAGGGTGATCCCTTTCAGATTCTAAAAAACAATCAGAAAATCATTTATATCAGGTCTGATCATCTGGAACCACCTGTCGATGCGGAATTTGATATCATTTACGAAGATGAGGACCTGATCGCTGTCAATAAATCAGGAGACCTGCCGACTTCGCCCTCCGGGAAATACTACAAAAACACCCTGGTGCATCAAGTCAAGGAAAAGCTGGGCTGGGAAAAAATATACACCCTTCATCGACTGGATCGTGAAACCAGCGGTGTCATTGTTTTTGCCAAACGACAGGAAGTGGCCCAGATGATGGCGACCATGTTTCGGGAACGGAAGATTGAAAAACGATATATTGCGATACTCGAGCGGCCATTACCGGCTCCGGATGTGTTTTTATCTGTTCCGATTGGTCCTGCCATAGACAGTCCGGTCCGAATCAAGCAGTGGGTTATTCCAGAGGGAAAAACCAGCCAGACCCGTTTCATTTTTCAGGAATCAATCGGCAACTACACACGTGTTGAAGTTCGCCCGTTGACGGGACGCACACACCAGATCAGGGTTCATGCAGCATATCTGGGATCGCCTATCGTTGGCGATAAATTGTATGCTCTGAAAAATGATGGTTTCCTGCAATGGAAAGATGAAGGTGAATCATTTCTGGTGTCCCAAAATTTTCCAACGCATCGTCAATTGCTCCATGCCTCAGAGTTGCGGTTTTGTCACCCAGTGACCGGGCGACCTCTGCTGATAAAAGCGGATGATGCCATATTGACCAGGCATCTTGGTTGATTACTCCAACGTTCAACGCTCAGAACGAGGAAGGCAACAGGGGGATCCTCCCAAAGTAACAAGCGGGCGTTTTTTTCAAGATCTCCGCATCATTTGACAGGACACACCATGCCGAACAACTGGCACGAAACAGCAAAATTCTGGAGTCAAAACACTGGTTTTGATGAGCATACCCGTAAAGAAATTCAAAAATTATTTGCTCAAAACAATGACAAGGAACTGGAAGATCGTTTCCGTGGAATTCTGGAATTTGGTACCGGCGGACTCCGGGGGCTCATGGGCGCCGGCACAAACCGGATGAACACCTATACAGTTCGTCAGGCCACCGAAGGTTTGGCCCGCTATATCAAACAGCAGGGACCTTCACCGTATCAGGGGGTCGTTCTGGGCTATGACTCCCGTCACAATTCACAGTTGTTTGCCAAAAACGCGGCTGAAGTGCTGGCCTTTCACAAGATTCCTGTCTTTATTTTTTCCGACATCATTCCCACGCCGATGGTTTCCTGTGAATTGCTCCACAGAAAAGCAATGGCCGGCATCATCATCACAGCCAGTCACAATCCTCCGGCCTATAATGGTTACAAGGTTTACTGGAACAATGGGGGGCAGATCATTCCTCCGGATGACAGTCGAATCATTGAAGAAGTCCGGAGTGTGGAAGCTCTGGAAAAAATTCAAATTCTACCTTTTGAAACAGGAATTTCCGAAGGCCTCATTCAATGGGTGGAACAGGATGCGGATGAATACTATTTTGAACAGGTACAGCAACTTGCTCTCGGAAACCCCGCCTTGAATCAAAAAACACATGTGATTTACACCCCGCTCCATGGCACTGGAGGCCGGGGTGTTGTTCCACTGTTGAAACGGCGTGGATTCGAGCATCTCAGGATTGTGCCGGAACAGGCTGTGCCTGATGGAAATTTTTCCACTGTCACATCGCCGAATCCTGAGGAGGAAAGCGCAATGGAACTCGCCATCGCCTTCTCAAAGCCTGACGATGAACTGATTCTGGCGAATGATCCTGACGCCGATCGTCTTGGCGTGATGATCCGGGACAACAATCAGCAATGGTTCCGGTTGAATGGAAACCAGATCGGAGCCCTGTTGCTGGATTATCAGCTCTCCTCACTGAAAGCACTCAACCGGATGCCGCACGATGGCTGTTTTATCGTGAGCCTTGTGACATCTCCGTTGGGATCCAGTATTGCCAGGAATTATGGTCTGAAAGTTGTGGAAACACTGACAGGATTCAAGTGGATCTGGGGCGAAGCTTATCGGTTGAAGCAGTCAGGACAGGCAACCTTGGTATTTGGCATGGAGGAAAGTCATGGTTATCTGGCTGGAACCTATACCGGAGACAAAGATGGTGTCTGGGCCGCAATGGCCTTTGCGGAGATGACAGCCTCTCTCAAAGCACAGGGAAAAACCGTGATGGATGCCCTCGAACAATTGTATCAGCAGTACGGATACCATCTGGATGCTCTGGAAACTCAAACGCTTCCCGGACAAGATGGCGCCGCACGGATACAGAATGTGATGCGAACATTCCGCGAACAACCCCCTTTGACTATTGCCGGCAAACAGGTCATAGCAGTGACAGATTTGTTGAATGATTCCTTCCGGAAGATGGCTGAAACACAAATTCAGAACGGACCCGGACTGCCAAAATCAAATGTACTTGTTTTTGAACTGGAAGATCAGACAAGGGTGATTGTGCGACCTTCTGGCACAGAGCCGAAAATCAAATTTTATTTTAATTTGAAAGGGACTGATCGGCAGGCGCTGGAAACACATTTGACGGCCATAAAGACTGAATTATTCGCAATGATATAATTGTTGCATTGTGAGGGGCACTCCCGCAATGTCGTCAACTTAAGGAATTCGTCGCCGGGAAGTCCCCCTTTTCAAAGGGGGCATGGGGGATTTAACGCTCGGAATTACATCCCCCTAACCCCCTTGAACCAAGGGGGAATTGGTGCCAGTGACTTCACAGGGCTTAACTTAACAGACGTGCACGGGACGTAGGGTACGAGCAAACTTTTACAATTTATTCTTTTGCCATTCCTTACCATTTTTCTGGATGATTGAATGAAATATTCTTGTTTGTTGACGATTGTATGGGTGCTGCTGGAGGTGTCATCCGCAAATGCCCAGAATATATTGGTCAGTCAGGGACAAATCACTGTTCCAGTCTTTCGCGAGCGGTTGTCCCAGGCCCGGGAAGAGGCGTTGTACAAGGTGAAAAAAAACGCTGTGTTCCAAATTCTCTCCAATTTTCTTGACGAATCCACACTGACTCAGGCATCTGCTCTGATTCAGGAGAGTCTGCTGAAAAAACCGGATACGTATATTGAGTCCATGCGTACCATTCAGGAAAAAATTTCTACGGATGGAAAGGAATTTTCAATCACGATTGAGGCCAGAATCTTCCGGACGCAGATAATCAATAATCTCAAAAGTCTGTATTTGCCGATTAAAAATTATCCCGTGACTACCAGACGGCTGGTTTTTCTCTACAATCCACAAACGGACTGGGGGCAGGAAGCGGTCATGCCAACCTTGCTTCAAAACCTGCGGCGGGCATTTGCTACATATAAAATTCTGGTCAGCATGACCCTCCCCATCACTTCGGAAAATATCACACCGTCAGGCGACTTGAAACTGACGGATGGTCCTGAGGCAACAACAATTGACGGCTATGTGATGTGGGACATGTCACCGGAGGAATTCCCCAAAAACAACAAAACAACATCGTTCAAAGGCACACTCAAAGTGTTCACTCCGGACAAAGGCAAATATGTGGGTAAAATTTCAACGGCCAAAACCATGGAATGGACGCAGTCTCCAGAGGATGTGCTGTCGGCCCTGATGGAACAGATCACCTTGAACTGGACCAGTTTGATTGGACAGATTATGGAGCTGAAACAGGACAATGGCGAACTGGTGTTGTTGCGTTTTTACGGATTACCCGGACCACAGGAAGAAGTGAGTTTTGTTCGACAGGTTTTTTATGCCCAACCAGACTGGCAGCAGGTGCAACTGGACACCGTGTCATCCGTCTATACAGATTATCGTGGGTATTACCGTGGGAAACCCGAACATCTGGAAAGTTTTTTCAAATCTCTCCAAAAAGAAAATTTTCGTGTGGAGCGTGTTTCCTGGGATGATCCCTACTGGAATTTATATATCAATTGGATCGAAGCCCTCAGGATTCTGATTCCATATGCACCGGATCCTCTGGTGGAAAATCTGTTGAAGTCTGCGCCACCCGAAATCACAACGCCTGAAACGCCACCTGTTAAACCCCTGGTTCCGCCTGAACCTTCAGACGCCATGGATCTTGCTGGCCCCACATTGCAGGTGCCCAATGCTTCGGCAAAGTCCATTTACCAATTGCCCCTGAATCAAAAAACCTATGACCATATCAAAAGTAAAGGAGACAGCACTCTGTTTTTGCTTCAGGCACCCGCAGGCACCCGTCTGAAAATCTTATGGCGCCGACTGGGAAAAACGAATCTGCGTCCGTCGATTTCTTTTTATGATGAAGAACGGGTTTTGCTCCAGAAATTCATGGTTTCCGCAAAAGATCACTATGAAATTGAGTTTCCCTTGGGAGAAAACCAGTCCAGAGTGTATTTGAAAGTCGCGGATGCAGAAGGATTCATTGATGGTTTGATCGGAAGTTTTCAGTTTTTTCGATACCTTCTGGAAATCCGCATGGTTGAATAAAAGCAGATCTAACGGAGTGTGTATGCCCACAAACACCAACATCAGTTTCATTGCGATCACGTTGCTTTTTTGGGGAGTCCTGTTTACTCATACTGCCCGGGGGGCCGAAGTGGATGGTTCGATCCATGTGAGTATTCTGGAAAATAAGGCGCTTTATCTGGCTGTCGGCAGTACGGAATGGGTGCCACTCAAACCGGGAGATCCCATTTATCCGGGCGATGAAGTACAGACCCTGCAAGGAACCAGACTGGTTGTGACGCTGGGCGATGGCAGTGAAGTTCGAATTGCCGAAAATTCACATTTCCGACTCAATCCTGAAACCAGCATGACAGATCAAAACTTTGATTTTCAGCTTTATCTGGGAAAAGCGTGGGCTCATCTTCGAAAAAATGTATATCGTTCAGCCCGTTTGATCATCCGGACCGCTCAGGCCAAAATCGATATTCAGGGAACATCCTATGAAGCGCAGGCCAATGACGCCTTCACGGATGTTCTGGTATTTTCAGGCAAGGTCAAGGTCAGTAATCAGAGCCAACGGGCAAATCCACCACCCTTGGCAGATGGCGAAATTGCCGGACCTCAGGAAATTGAGGCGCCTCAGGAAGTGACACTGGCCGAATGGCAACTCATTGTCGGAGCTTTTTACCGGGTACGGGTAGGACATACCGCCGCACAACCTCAACCTGAAAAGTTCAGTATGGCTCAGGTCAGTTCCGACTGGGTCTCATGGAATCTTGAACGAGACAAGTGATTCCATGCTGAATGGCAATCTGATTTCATTATTTAAAAACGGCATCGACATCCCGGCGAAAAATGAGCAACTTCTGCGTCAACGACTGGTACAGGGATGGGCTTTTTATGAAAATGTCAACAGTGCCCGTCTTCAGATTGCCCTGGAATCCTTCAGCGATGACATGCGAAAAGCCTTGTATGAAGTGCTTTATTTCCTGCATGAAAACAAACCTGAATTCACGGATGTCTCCTTCCGTGGCACTAAAATTCAGCATATCAGTGGCATTGTCCGCGAAAGCGTCTACCAGGGACATGCCTGCCTCTATTTCCCTGATGCGCCATCCGGACTCAAGGGTTTTACCCACATGCCCAAAATCCTTGAACATTCTTTTTTTGATTATATCCAGCAGGAATTTGGTCAAAGCTCTTTTGAAGACAAATATGAAGGACCGATCGTCAGTGTGAGTTCACTGGGGTCTATTGGAACCATTGGACACAAACCTTATGCTTCTGATCTGGATCTTCAGATTCTTTATGAATTGACGCCCTTCCGGTTTGATCTGAATGAATGGAACAATCAACGTCTGCAACTGGCCATGCAGACAGAAAGCCATTACTGGTTTCTCAGATTTTGTGCCCAGCAACAGCTTGTTCCCGAATTGCTTCTGCAACGTTATCCGCTCCAGTATGAAACCCTGCGTCGTGAAGCGACTGAACAGGTTGCCCGGCATTATCCCAACCTGTATCCTCTCCTGGGGGAGCATGAAACCCGGACAACCCTTTCTGAAATTGCGGGACAGGGTGTTCTGCGTCAAAACCTGATCCATGAGATCAGCAACCTGATTCAGCAAAATTATCAGATCACCCACGAATCGAGTTTCAGAAAAGCGGAATCTTTGCTCAAGCAACGCATTCAGGCGATTGAGCAATATGTTCAGGCCAAATTCCCGACCGTCGAACTGCATTTATTTGTTTGTTCCTGTGAGGCGTTTCGTCTGGGACAGCATGGCACTACCCTGGAATCCAAGGAGGCTTCCGGTTCCGCGTATGAGTTGATTCTAAATTATGAAGTATTGATGCCGGGTATCCAGTTTTTACCGGTTGTGCCGATGCACTACCTGCTTCCCCAGAAATTCAATGTTTCCCGTGGGTATTATGAGCGTGTCCTGCAATACATCCGTTTCCACTGTCTGCCGCTGTATGAAGAAATTTCTCCGTTGTTGATGGATCAGGGACCGGTGAGCCATCTCGGCCTGTCCTACATGCAGACCCACATGGGAGCGGCCTATTGGGAAGCTTTCAAAGCAACCTCCGGCAATTTGCCCAAGTCACTGCTCAATCTGCTCCGGATTGAGACCATGTATCACCCTGAATACCTTTATACCATTATTGAACTGATCAAGTATCCCTCACTGATCAACGAGCGAGTCAACGCCATCCTCAATCATGAACAGCCCACCGTGAATCAGCGTATCAAAAAAGGAGATGGGCTCCAGATCCGGGAACTGGTGCGTCTGGAACAGAGTATTCCTGTTCTGAAAATGGACCCCTGGTGGCTCAAATACAAGATTCTCAAGGTGTTTTATCAAGATCCGGTAACGTCGATCGACCCCTCAGAGCGCCGAAAAATTTCACGAAACATTGATCTTTGCTTTGCGTTGCATATCAAATTGTCCGATGCCTTTGGCGAACCTAAAACGGATGGCTATCGTGAAAAATTTCTTAAGGAATTTCTCACTTTCGTGTTTCCTGAAAAAAGTTGGGGCCGTGAATATATGGAAAGTCTGTTTCGTGGAGAAGTGCGCTCTGTGGATCATTTTGAGGCGGATTTGCGGGATTTGTTTGCCAATTGCCTTGACCGGATCCATGCCAGTCTGGTTGCGCACAACATGCCGGATCTCAGTAACCGTCAGGAGTTTGATATCTGGTTCCATTACTATCAACAGCATTTCATTGTTGATTCAAAAATGATCCGGCGCAATATTCTCACCCATCTCAAAACACCACGGGAACTGATTCGGATCATGTACAAAACCAGCAGAATTCGTGGACACTGGATTTTTCTGCAGAGCGCTCATGAACATAATCCCGAGTCGGAGTCACCGGCAACAGACGTGGAACTGCTGGTGGAAACATCCTTTTTGAAAGGGATCGCGTCCTGTATTCTGAATGGGTACTACGGGTTGACCGAAAGCAGGGACGGACCGAAAAAAACCCGGTTTGAACTGGATGTCAGCACCCTGAATATCAGACATCTTGAAGACCATTGGAGCATGGTGGATTCTGAGTTGATCTCAATCATCGCAGACCGGATTGTCGCGTTGTTTCCCTATCAAAAACATTCCTATCTCGAATGCATCCAGAGTGTTTGTCAGATCACCGAAGCGTTTTTTTTCATGAACCTGTTTCATTTCGGAACGTTGTCTGTGCTGTGCCGGGATAATCTGAGAAACTGGTGGATTGAGGATTATGCGCATCCGTCGTTGCAACTTGCGGCCCGGGAACTGTATGACAATCCCGCGAAATTAATGAACCATCCCGAGCTGAATACGACCATAAAAGCTTTTTTAAAGCAAAACCGGATCAAACCCGGAGATCCGGGGTTACGTCTTGATTTCTGGTACAATCCCATGAGCATCAATCAGCCGCAATTTTCTGAAATGCGTAAACGTGAAAAACTGATCTCTCGTTCATTCCGTGAGGCTTTTATCCAACAGCATGCCTCAACAAAAATAAATCTCTATGGCTGATCTGAATCTGTTCTCCCAAAAATATGGACTGCCTTTAAGCAATTATGACCATGAACTGTTCATGAAGCTGGAAATTTCGCGCAGAGAGACATTTATTCAGGACATTCAGCCAAAATATGAAATTTCACGGTTTGTCCTTGAATCCGTAAAACTTTCCTCCGTGGAAAAATCGCTGACACGGTTGCGGGAAGCGCCGGTCGGAAAAGTCAGGGTTCCGTTGAATCGCCTGGTCAGACTGGTCAATTATCTGCAACAGGGATTTCTGGATGAAGCACTGTTTGACCGGTTGCATGGTTTGCTCATCACGGTTTCTCATCGCTATAAAGCCTTCATTTCGCTGGTCAATCAGGCTCGAGACCAGCATGTCACACCGGAAAACTTCAGGCAGTACCTGCGTTCGGGGCTGTTTGAGCAGGAGATTTATACCCTCCGTGCCCGGATGTCAGACGCGGAAAGGCAAACCCTGCTGCAATCCATGGAAACAGAGGTCAAAGATCTTTATCAGCAGGAACTTTGTGTCAAGGATCGGGAATTTCTATTGAGAAACCAACTTCAAAACCAGCATGTCCTGCATGAAATTCTCATTCCCAAATATCGCCTGTTTTATGAAATTGAGAATTTGTTGAAAGACAACTACCTGAGCGAAGATCTTCAACCGTTTGTCGACATGGGCCTGAATTACGGAGTGCCTCTGCTCAAACGTTCACACACACTGGCAGAGTGGGCCAGCGATGGTTTTCTCAGCAAAGGTCTGGTTCAGTGGTATTTCAAGACGCTGATTCATGATGTCGATGAACTGGAAGATTTTTTTTCATTTTTGATGGAAATTGGCGATGCTGTGGTGCCGGCAAGAGCCCTTCATTATCTGGAACTGGGACTGTATGAATTGACAGAACAGCACAATTTTTCAGGATTCCAGAAAGTTGAATATCACTTGTCGGAACTGACCGACATGTTGATGGCTTCTGTTCAGGAATATATCAATCTCATGAGTTTACCGGCAACACACAGTGAGTTTCTAACCAATGAACGCCTCACCCGGTTCTATCAACAGATTCTTCAATGTGCGGAGAAAATGATCGGTGATAAGGAACTGCTCCATGCTGGCCGCTATGTGAAACGTATCAGGGAAACCGTGATGAAGATTGACTTGATGCACCAGGAATCAGCCTCTAAAAATCAGGCATTTCCCGGTAAAAAACCTTATGGTGTGATAGAAGCACTGAAGAATCTTCTGAAAATCAATTTCGAAATTGAATGGGATAATCTGTTGAGCATGAGTCAGTTTCTCATCAAACATATGAAAGAATTGCTCGCCAGCGGCAAAATACCGGCGGATAGCGTCATGGCCCGGATTTTTTCCGCAAGAGTGTCGTTGATTGAAAAAGCCCTGCAACAGCCCCATGAGAGAAATGTTTATATTGCCCAAATGATTCCGCTTGGGCAATTTCCTCTGTTCACCCTCTCAGAATACATCAACCGCCCCCGAGCACGATCCTGATACAGAAGGTATTAAAAATTAAGTTTCTGCGTTTCCCCTCTTGCGTCTCATCAAAACTTTATGTCAAAGCTATTATACATCCATATTTGAAGCATGTTGGGTGTTAATGTAGTCCTCAGAATGATTGGCGCTGCCATCGTTGTTCACCTGTTGTTTGGTTAAATAAGGAAAATCATGAAACGTATTACCCTGTTTATGATTCTGCTCCTCTGTGGTTTTTCGGTCAATGCCGAGCCTGTACAGAATCCCTGCTCCTCCTGTGATTTTCTGATTCAGTCACTGGATAAACCGTTTTCACTGGTTGGAACCTGGCTGTTCACTCGCGATGATAATCCTCAGAATAAAGACCTTGAGGCCGACACCAAAGACTGGAAAATCGTCAAGGCTCCCGGCCCCTGGAAAAAAGTGTATGACGATGGAAAATCATTCAGGGTTGGCTGGTATCGTGGAACGCTCCATTTTGATCCGTCCCTGCTTGGACAGGAAGTGGTGTTTCTGATTGATACCTACGTGGCAAGACTGGATGTGTTTCTGGATGGACAAAAAATCTATCATCGGGGAGACATCAATAAATATGAACCGTATTATGGCATTCAGCCGGTTCCGGTACGTTTCAAAATTACCGAAACGACCCATACGCTGGCTTTTCGGGTGGACACGATCCTCATGGTCGGGATCTACCAGCTTCCTTTTGAACTTCGAGCCTACAATCCCGGTGACGCGTTTATCGGATTCTTCCATTTCTGGGGTGGCGAATTCCGCTTTCTGGCCGCACACCTGGCTCTGGGATTTGGACTGTTCTTTCTGCTGGTATTTTATAAAACCCGGTACCCCATGTATTTACTGGCGGCACTCAGCAGTATCATGGTTTATCCGTTTTATGCCTTCCCCGGAAATTTCTACATGAAATGGTTTGACTCACAAACATTGCTGGTTCTGCATTACATCGGGATCATATCGCTGGGAATATTCCCCTATTATTTCGCCCAGTATTTTTACAAGGAATTTCCCAAAAACAACATTGTGCATGGTGTGCTTAATTTGTTGCTTCTTGTGATTTTCAGCTACCTCTCGATTGATTTTCATCTCGAACTAT
This genomic interval from SAR324 cluster bacterium contains the following:
- a CDS encoding protein-L-isoaspartate(D-aspartate) O-methyltransferase, yielding MGFSDKQVLHDYWVKRRIIRSSNVLNGFMEVSRENFVSSDQVRDAYADHPLPIGHGQTISQPTTVMLMLDLLELESGQKVLEIGAGSGYNAAIISRIVKEVVTIERIPELVELARKNLKKSGISNVRVEYGDGKIGCSMESPFDRIILTAVAPRIPENLLSQLKPGGVLVGPAGPAFQCEMVKIRKISETQSDRSSHGLFSFVPLV
- a CDS encoding UTP--glucose-1-phosphate uridylyltransferase, producing the protein MKGIILAAGYATRFLPASKTIPKEMFPLIDRPVIDYIVQEMVLSGIHDILLVSSRRKKAMEDYFDREIELTTVFAQTNEIEKLERIRPIDANIFMLRQQKMMGTGNALLLVEPFVQDEPFIVAYPDDLFFGPTPLSRQLMDAHATTGKTVLAVEGLPGQDVSRYGVIVPENSDEPIESGRTVNMRQMVEKPFRGTEPSCFVSYGRYLYTPDIFPALKASAHSHDGYGEFTQTEAINMLAARGNVVGLQISGNRYDVGEPLGYVQTILQMAMQRPQFRQPMKEFMEQMLKDEGNGKKTRKS
- a CDS encoding DUF4262 domain-containing protein — translated: MTPQNPNDPTSEEVHEKIRQDLERYGWTILSTIYDEILCSQTFGLQKNFKHPEIEVVGLNDEMSCLFLNTLAQRIKMGQQFTHGSLIDEIIEGYELMLVHNPLDPQGMPLLEGRLRLIWPDSQHRYPWHQDCDSGCQVQAQLFSEQMN
- a CDS encoding DUF4340 domain-containing protein; translated protein: MLKKMILVTLLLVILSGVALMVSQKKNETDPREGQSIMKTVDINELSRILIQGNNTPVELEKNENQQWLVKSEHYLASSEELQKLLVKFMETKIGHKVTDNPQHHEKFRVLHIDQNNGQWDAQKTGTLVRLLKQDGSPVLEVILGKDRVQGGGQYFRYAGDDSVFLILQNLIVPTDSEEWLDKLIIDLDAKKLVKNISVTPSDNDPYVLIRDKEDAEWQTTLTGQESLKQEDIGTLLDQLKDLQFLKLMPVSTPATETGRERVTTLEFENFDGRILLLVVGEDKVSSEDYHYMHVSMKLREGVTDDALKQEVDTFNARTQNWLYGLSNYKGIAFLKHRSDLVKTSGASE
- a CDS encoding RluA family pseudouridine synthase, which gives rise to MLKTEADHTEMSFYYMRINGREETLLEFLLRKFRYLNEQEWMEAILAQHLLVDHREGDPFQILKNNQKIIYIRSDHLEPPVDAEFDIIYEDEDLIAVNKSGDLPTSPSGKYYKNTLVHQVKEKLGWEKIYTLHRLDRETSGVIVFAKRQEVAQMMATMFRERKIEKRYIAILERPLPAPDVFLSVPIGPAIDSPVRIKQWVIPEGKTSQTRFIFQESIGNYTRVEVRPLTGRTHQIRVHAAYLGSPIVGDKLYALKNDGFLQWKDEGESFLVSQNFPTHRQLLHASELRFCHPVTGRPLLIKADDAILTRHLG
- a CDS encoding phospho-sugar mutase; its protein translation is MPNNWHETAKFWSQNTGFDEHTRKEIQKLFAQNNDKELEDRFRGILEFGTGGLRGLMGAGTNRMNTYTVRQATEGLARYIKQQGPSPYQGVVLGYDSRHNSQLFAKNAAEVLAFHKIPVFIFSDIIPTPMVSCELLHRKAMAGIIITASHNPPAYNGYKVYWNNGGQIIPPDDSRIIEEVRSVEALEKIQILPFETGISEGLIQWVEQDADEYYFEQVQQLALGNPALNQKTHVIYTPLHGTGGRGVVPLLKRRGFEHLRIVPEQAVPDGNFSTVTSPNPEEESAMELAIAFSKPDDELILANDPDADRLGVMIRDNNQQWFRLNGNQIGALLLDYQLSSLKALNRMPHDGCFIVSLVTSPLGSSIARNYGLKVVETLTGFKWIWGEAYRLKQSGQATLVFGMEESHGYLAGTYTGDKDGVWAAMAFAEMTASLKAQGKTVMDALEQLYQQYGYHLDALETQTLPGQDGAARIQNVMRTFREQPPLTIAGKQVIAVTDLLNDSFRKMAETQIQNGPGLPKSNVLVFELEDQTRVIVRPSGTEPKIKFYFNLKGTDRQALETHLTAIKTELFAMI